A genomic region of Arachis stenosperma cultivar V10309 chromosome 9, arast.V10309.gnm1.PFL2, whole genome shotgun sequence contains the following coding sequences:
- the LOC130949473 gene encoding uncharacterized protein LOC130949473, with product MDIEDPATGSQQMSVFVAPVFHHGGRLEKDSNGVLRYVDGKIEKFPPMDVDFVNKKDLEELFRGLGYLEYKEIYWLDPAARNLEFGLHILKGDQDINDMCEATLSCPDKYEFYIYFEHPVSQPMQAEPEPEPEEEPVVVTDESSLDDGYESAEDEAYKPPPPGYESDSSDIESAERSGKKTKEKTSVSARNKKKVSPKKNGKKSSKRYTGRRRKRHVLHGESSKGNGTETPPSGLGSGQGPVETDMGGPVEDELGGPAVANEESDDYKYEYASEDCHTPVSSEDERTTHGLDFNEENEYGEVQFELGMQFATMEKFKKALKDVFVWDGRDCMYIKNEKERVRARCAEENCPWLIYVARNSKTMAFEIKTFNNKHTCGRDYGSNLADRVWVTDKLEKRLATQPKLTPREATEHLKQDYNVQVHPKMIQRALKAAREIVNGNDRAQYGKLWDYLQELHRSNPGSTADMCVDPIPQSLPLFDKIYICLDACRNGFVKGCRPLIGLDGCFLKGYYGGQLLTAMALDANNHVFVIAYAVTRAENTENWMWFLTRLQDDLGDHQVRGWNLMSDQQKGLMRAAKEVMPYAHHRNCVLHIWKNLQQRFNNKQVKGLLWHAAKCTTQVQFKAAMEKFKSVCHGGWEYMNQFDPAVWCKAYFSHGPKNDSLTNNMCEVWNSMILEAREKPILTMCEEIRCTIMKKMAKHKRILGRCTGKLAPAQQWRLDRHIKPQSHKWNAQWSGDNDRVLFEVTRGKHKLGVNLQHHTCTCNSWQLTGMPCVHAVAAISRLRIKAAEEFVSPYLTMDAVRKTYDLCVNPVNSEEFWEKTDHPKPQPPRIIRPAGRPKKRRTETGAPPPPQVIGDKVRRTFQVTCSKCGEKGHYYKTCKGAPATPDWQPKRKKAKAATRAMCVLTENVAPAPPPIGNVANTEEPAPVNLEPLDKARKNKKKMPKRPQVEPDEINISQTAPTAPTAEVPGTDEPAPMNQATTQAPNAQPPSAAPKFRPKQSVRRPQGHPMQPNQPSHNVQPQPQAQGLQQNSHAVSNETLAAASPGTSARLFQFIPTPGMKPPPKKQ from the exons ATGGACATTGAAGACCCTGCAACCGGTTCCCAGCAG ATGTCTGTGTTTGTTGCCCCTGTTTTTCATCACGGTGGGAGACTAGAGAAAGATTCAAATGGAGTGTTACGCTATGTAGATGGGAAGATTGAGAAATTTCCACCGATGGATGTTGATTTTGTCAACAAGAAGGACTTGGAAGAACTCTTCAGGGGATTAGGTTATCTGGAATACAAAGAAATTTATTGGCTTGATCCAGCAGCAAGAAACTTGGAGTTTGGGCTTCATATCCTTAAGGGTGATCAGGATATTAATGACATGTGTGAAGCCACCTTAAGTTGTCCAGATAAGTATGAGTTCTACATCTACTTTGAGCACCCGGTAAGCCAACCAATGCAAGCCGAACCAGAGCCAGAACCAGAGGAAGAGCCCGTTGTGGTGACAGATGAATCCTCATTGGATGACGGATACGAGAGTGCCGAGGATGAGGCCTACAAGCCGCCACCTCCTGGTTATGAGAGTGATAGCAGTGATATTGAGTCAGCAGAAAGGAGTGGaaaaaaaacaaaggaaaaaactTCGGTGTCtgcaagaaacaaaaagaaagtgTCACCCAAGAAGAATGGAAAGAAATCATCCAAGAGGTATACtgggaggaggaggaagagacaTGTGCTACATGGTGAATCTAGTAAAGGGAATGGAACTGAGACACCTCCAAGTGGGTTGGGTTCTGGCCAAGGGCCAGTTGAGACAGATATGGGAGGGCCAGTTGAAGATGAATTAGGAGGTCCAGCAGTGGCTAATGAGGAGAGTGATGACTACAAATATGAATATGCTTCGGAAGACTGTCATACCCCGGTATCTTCTGAGGATGAGAGGACAACGCACGGACTTGATTTCAATGAAGAAAATGAATATGGAGAGGTTCAGTTTGAGCTTGGAATGCAATTTGCGACTATGGAGAAATTTAAGAAGGCCTTGAAGGATGTATTTGTCTGGGATGGAAGAGATTGcatgtatataaaaaatgagAAGGAGAGGGTCAGGGCTAGATGTGCAGAGGAGAACTGCCCATGGTTGATATACGTGGCAAGGAACTCAAAAACAATGGCTTTTGAGATTAAAACATTTAACAACAAGCATACATGTGGAAGGGATTATGGAAGTAACTTGGCCGATAGGGTTTGGGTCACAGATAAGTTGGAAAAAAGGTTGGCAACACAGCCTAAGCTGACACCGAGGGAAGCAACGGAGCATCTGAAACAGGATTATAATGTTCAGGTCCATcctaaaatgatccaaagagCTTTGAAAGCAGCTAGGGAAATTGTGAACGGCAATGACAGGGCACAGTATGGGAAGTTGTGGGATTATTTGCAAGAGTTGCACAGGAGTAACCCAGGCAGCACGGCTGACATGTGTGTTGACCCAATTCCGCAGTCTCTACCACTGTTTGACAAAATTTACATTTGCTTAGATGCGTGCAGAAATGGTTTTGTTAAGGGCTGTCGACCACTAATAGGCCTAGATGGTTGCTTCTTAAAAGGTTATTACGGAGGGCAGCTCCTAACTGCAATGGCACTTGATGCTAACAACCATGTATTCGTTATTGCATATGCTGTGACAAGAGCTGAAAACACAGAGAACTGGATGTGGTTCTTGACGCGGCTTCAGGATGATTTGGGAGACCATCAAGTGCGCGGATGGAATCTGATGTCCGACCAACAGAAG GGACTTATGCGTGCAGCCAAGGAAGTCATGCCCTATGCACACCACAGAAATTGTGTGCTGCATATTTGGAAGAATCTTCAACAAAGGTTCAATAACAAGCAGGTAAAGGGTCTGTTATGGCATGCTGCCAAGTGCACCACTCAGGTGCAGTTCAAAGCGGCAATGGAAAAATTTAAAAGTGTGTGCCATGGAGGATGGGAGTACATGAATCAATTTGACCCAGCAGTTTGGTGCAAGGCATATTTCAGCCATGGTCCGAAGAATGACAGCCTCACCAATAACATGTGTGAGGTTTGGAATTCTATGATACTTGAGGCCAGGGAGAAGCCCATTCTAACAATGTGTGAAGAGATAAGGTGTACAATAATGAAAAAGATGGCCAAGCACAAGAGGATTCTAGGAAGATGCACTGGGAAACTGGCACCAGCGCAGCAGTGGAGGCTTGACAGGCACATTAAACCTCAGAGTCATAAATGGAATGCACAATGGAGCGGAGATAATGACAGGGTTCTATTTGAAGTTACTAGGGGAAAACACAAGTTGGGAGTCAACCTCCAACATCATACATGCACTTGCAACTCATGGCAGTTGACAG GGATGCCATGTGTCCACGCAGTTGCTGCTATATCTAGGTTGAGGATCAAGGCTGCCGAAGAATTTGTGAGCCCTTATCTCACTATGGATGCTGTCAGGAAAACATATGATTTGTGTGTAAATCCAGTCAACAGCGAAGAATTCTGGGAGAAGACAGACCATCCAAAGCCACAACCTCCCAGGATAATAAGACCAGCTGGTCGTCCAAAGAAACGCCGGACTGAAACTGGTGCACCACCTCCCCCCCAAGTGATTGGAGACAAAGTCAGAAGGACTTTTCAGGTAACGTGTAGCAAATGCGGGGAGAAGGGTCATTATTATAAAACCTGCAAGGGAGCACCGGCTACACCGGATTGGCAACCAAAAAGGAAGAAGGCAAAAGCGGCCACCAGAGCTATGTGTGTGTTGACCGAAAATGTTGCTCCTGCCCCTCCCCCTATAGGGAATGTGGCTAATACTGAGGAACCTGCACCTGTTAACCTGGAACCTCTt GACAAGGCtaggaaaaacaagaaaaaaatgcCAAAGAGGCCGCAGGTAGAGCCAGATGAGATAAACATCTCACAAACTGCCCCAACAGCCCCAACTGCAGAG GTTCCAGGAACTGACGAACCTGCTCCAATGAACCAGGCCACAACTCAGGCTCCAAATGCTCAGCCCCCTTCTGCAGCTCCAAAGTTTAGGCCCAAACAGAGTGTCAGAAGGCCCCAAGGACATCCAATGCAGCCCAACCAACCGTCTCACAATGTACAACCCCAACCACAAGCACAAGGCTTACAACAAAACTCTCATGCAGTCTCCAATGAAACTCTGGCAGCAGCTAGCCCTGGGACCTCAGCAAGGCTATTTCAGTTCATTCCAACTCCAGGAATGAAGCCTCCACCAAAGAAACAGTGA